One part of the Quercus lobata isolate SW786 chromosome 7, ValleyOak3.0 Primary Assembly, whole genome shotgun sequence genome encodes these proteins:
- the LOC115952153 gene encoding cation/H(+) antiporter 20-like: MHSNSTTIKTSSDGVWQGDNPLNYAFPLLIVQTTLVLFVSRFLAFLLKPLRQPKVIAEIIGGILLGPSALGRNKQFVHLVFPSWSTPILESVASIGLLFFLFLVGLELDLSSIRHSGKRAFTIALAGISLPFLFGAGITFLLRKAIHGEDIVGYGQLLMFMGVALSITAFPVLARILAELKLLTTQVGETAMAAAAFNDVAAWILLAPTVAISGSGHKSPLVFIWIIISSFAFVAFMLFLIRPIMNWVARKCSSEHDFVNEAYICLTLVGVMASGFMTDLIGIHAIFGAFVFGLTIPKGGDFAGRVIKRIEDFVSGLLLPLYFASSGLKTDVAKIYGAEAWGLLVLVISTACAGKILGTFLVAMLCMIPVRESLALGVLMNTKGLVELIVLNIGKEKKVLNDEIFAILVLMALFTTFMTTPTVMAIYKPLRGIYSQTNRRLQRQWPLTENSQDELRVLACVHGPENVPSLINLVESIRNPKRSPLKLYVMHLVELTDRSSSIMMVQRARKNGFPFINRFCRGASATPDQIAAAFEAYGQVNRVNIRHSIAISALSTMQEDICHIAQEKRVAMIVLPFHKHWRGEGEEAIENVNNGWRMVNQSVLKRAPCSVAVFVDRGFGGGLKQEAEPSSPTLKRVCILFFGGSDDREALELGGRMTEHPAVSLTILRFLEKAKDESMKQSHSSSTVPINDEREKEIDETTMAIWRCNQSVKYEEKVVDNITEEVLKLGQSREYELVIVGKGQFSSSMGAELPANQIEHAELGLIGNILASSDCGIVPSVLVIQQDKQYADETATSRMVQDKLVTTIDASITNNEPSV, from the exons ATGCATTCAAACTCAACCACCATTAAAACTTCTTCGGACGGAGTTTGGCAAGGTGATAATCCTTTAAACTATGCCTTCCCGTTGTTGATAGTCCAAACCACCTTAGTCCTCTTTGTCAGTCGCTTCCTTGCCTTTCTCCTCAAACCTCTCCGCCAACCCAAAGTCATTGCCGAAATCATA GGGGGAATTTTGCTTGGACCCTCCGCACTAGGACGCAACAAGCAATTCGTCCACCTAGTTTTCCCTTCATGGAGCACTCCAATACTGGAATCGGTAGCAAGTATTGGCctcctcttctttctctttcttgtgGGTCTTGAACTCGATTTAAGCTCCATTCGCCACAGTGGCAAGCGAGCTTTCACAATAGCACTTGCCGGAATTTCCCTTCCATTCCTCTTTGGAGCTGGAATCACATTCCTCCTCCGCAAAGCCATCCACGGCGAAGACATAGTTGGTTACGGCCAACTCCTTATGTTCATGGGTGTAGCTCTTTCCATCACAGCCTTCCCAGTCCTAGCCCGCATATTGGCAGAACTCAAACTCTTAACAACTCAAGTAGGCGAAACTGCCATGGCTGCTGCAGCCTTCAACGACGTAGCTGCATGGATTTTACTTGCGCCAACTGTGGCAATATCTGGAAGTGGACACAAGAGTCCCTTAGTATTCATTTGGATTATCATCTCCAGTTTTGCCTTTGTTGCTTTCATGTTGTTTCTAATCCGACCAATCATGAACTGGGTCGCGAGAAAGTGTTCCTCGGAGCATGATTTTGTTAACGAAGCCTATATATGTTTAACCTTAGTTGGGGTTATGGCGTCTGGGTTTATGACTGACCTTATTGGTATACATGCAATTTTTGGTGCATTTGTTTTTGGATTAACGATTCCAAAAGGTGGTGATTTTGCTGGGAGAGTGATAAAGAGGATTGAGGATTTTGTGTCGGGTTTGCTTCTTCCACTTTACTTTGCTTCCAGTGGGTTGAAGACAGATGTGGCTAAAATATATGGGGCTGAGGCTTGGGGGCTTTTGGTGCTTGTGATATCCACAGCTTGTGCGGGAAAGATTTTAGGAACATTTCTGGTGGCCATGCTCTGCATGATTCCTGTCAGGGAGTCCTTGGCGCTAGGTGTGCTAATGAATACTAAGGGCTTGGTGGAGCTTATTGTTCTCAACATTGGCAAGGAAAAAAAG GTTCTAAATGACGAGATTTTTGCTATATTAGTCCTCATGGCACTATTTACCACATTCATGACAACTCCAACAGTCATGGCAATATACAAACCCTTGCGTGGAATTTATTCTCAAACTAATCGCCGACTCCAGCGACAATGGCCTCTCACAGAGAACTCACAAGATGAGCTTCGAGTCCTTGCCTGTGTCCATGGACCTGAGAATGTTCCCTCACTCATCAATCTCGTGGAGTCAATTCGTAACCCCAAAAGATCCCCACTCAAACTCTATGTCATGCACCTTGTTGAACTGACTGATCGCTCATCCTCCATCATGATGGTTCAACGTGCTAGAAAGAATGGTTTTCCCTTCATAAACCGCTTCTGCAGAGGTGCAAGTGCAACACCAGACCAAATTGCTGCCGCCTTTGAGGCCTACGGCCAAGTCAACCGTGTCAATATTCGTCACTCAATAGCCATCTCGGCATTGTCCACGATGCAAGAGGACATTTGCCACATAGCACAAGAAAAAAGGGTGGCGATGATCGTATTGCCTTTCCACAAACATTGGAGAGGAGAGGGTGAAGAGGCTATAGAGAATGTAAACAATGGCTGGAGAATGGTCAATCAGAGTGTGCTAAAGAGGGCACCATGCTCAGTGGCAGTGTTTGTGGACCGTGGATTCGGTGGTGGGTTAAAGCAGGAGGCAGAACCCAGTTCCCCAACACTGAAAAGAGTTTGCATTTTGTTCTTTGGCGGATCTGATGATCGCGAGGCTCTAGAGTTGGGAGGAAGGATGACAGAACATCCAGCAGTTAGTCTAACCATTCTGAGGTTTCTGGAAAAAGCTAAGGATGAGAGTATGAAGCAGAGTCATAGCAGCTCAACTGTTCCAATAAacgatgagagagagaag GAGATAGATGAGACTACAATGGCCATATGGAGGTGTAATCAATCAGTTAAGTACGAAGAAAAGGTTGTGGACAACATCACAGAAGAGGTGTTAAAATTAGGCCAGAGTAGGGAGTATGAGTTGGTTATTGTGGGAAAGGGACAATTCTCATCAAGTATGGGGGCAGAGTTGCCAGCGAATCAGATCGAGCATGCTGAGTTGGGGCTCATTGGAAACATTTTAGCTTCATCGGACTGTGGCATAGTGCCCTCAGTCCTGGTCATACAACAGGATAAACAATATGCAGATGAGACTGCTACTTCAAGGATGGTCCAGGACAAGCTTGTAACAACAATTGATGCTTCAATCACAAATAATGAACCGTCTGTGTGA